Genomic segment of Arachis stenosperma cultivar V10309 chromosome 4, arast.V10309.gnm1.PFL2, whole genome shotgun sequence:
AGAATGGAAGCTTttctcacttttatttttttaaagctGTAAAATTTTCAGATTTTCGTGATCATTGAAGTGTTGGGCCATTCAAATTTCGGGTCATAACCCCAATTTTGGGGAGATGTAAAAATTTAGTAATTGGTTTATTAGAGTTGAGGTTCTTCAATTTTGAGGGTGTGGCCTGATATTCATAGGTATTAATGTGATGAAAATTCAATTAGTCAACTTTGAAGGATATTACCCTGTTCTCTAATGTTGCTAGGTTGCATCAGATGTTGTATGAGAATGAATATAATAATAGTCTTTGCTTTAAGCAACAATAATGATGCTTTTTAGTTCTCTGCAAACAATATGATGATATCTTTGTGACTTAGTAAAGTTTAAGGAGAAATCAACCTCATTTAGGGATAAGTACCTCAAATTGTGTTGGCTTCACCTTTTATTCTTCCCTACTACAGCTGATTGAGCTGAAAATTTGGTTCTTCCTTGTATCAATGTATCTAGCTAAAAATTGTATCCAAATATATTATTTCAAGGATGTAACAAATTTTCAGAGTCATGGTAAAATGGGATAGAGGGAGGATTAGATAAGTTGGATGGTTATTGGAGAGGGATAATTTGGTGCTAGGATATTGTTCCGAAGTTTCTTAGGAAGCTAAATGTCATTTTGTATAAGTATATTGTAGAATGTAGATAATGATTTAATGCCTTTATCGAGTGCCATTTtgtaaaagaacaagaaaagtTAACCTAGTTCAAGACCACTTGGCTTAAGTTGCTTAGACATTGGAACATTGTGGTTTTGTATCAGACGGTTTGAGGTTCTCCTAAAAGCTCAACTGAAGAGAGAAGGAAGGAAGAAATTCGctttagatgaagaacaaaatgaACAAGTGTCTACTGGTCTTGAGTTTGTGATAGTGTGTACTCTCCACTATGGACAGTGGTGCTCATGGTAAATATTGCTGTGTTGAAGGATCCACATATTGCAGTCAATACTTCTTGGATACATGGGAGTGTTTGTTAAGGTCAAAATATGTTGCGACTTGCAAACAATGATATCTATAGTTGGTTGAGGGAGGATCTCTATAATGTAACGCTCCATGATCAAACAAAATGTGAGTAGATCTTAGATTAGGTAGTGGGATCATAACATgttaatttcaaattttcatttaGGAATATTTGAGGTTACTCTTGAAGAAATTCCTTTCTTGATTGTGTTGTGTGCATATCTCTGATTGTTCCCCATTTCTTTGACAACCTGTTCAAATAGGCAGTAAGGTTCAGGATGTCAGTACTAATTTCCACATTATATTctgttattttttatgttttctgtcaGATAAATGACAAATGTATCATCAAAAGAGTGTCCCTAGTTCAAGTTTAATCGGAAGCAATTCATTGGTTCATGGTAGTAGCACAATGGATCCTGGCAATGGAGACAATCTTTCCAACAACCCTAATCTCGCCTCAAAGCAACGTTTACGGTGGACACATGAGCTACATGAGCGCTTTGTTGATGCTGTGGCACAACTTGGTGGACCAGATCGTGAGTATTACCCCCCGGCTTTTTGTTGGATGAAGAATTTATCTAACATATATGCTTGAGTATTAGATTCTCAAACTATCCTTTTTTCCCCCTCAGGCGCTACACCGAAAGGTGTCCTTAGAGTTATGGGTGTGCAAGGCTTAACAATCTACCATGTGAAAAGTCATTTACAGGTAACATGTTTCCAGGGTCTCTCAGTATCTGTTATTCTAATTCATTTCCTCTTTGTTCACTCTACTATTCTGCTGCATCCAGAAATATCGTCTAGCAAAGTACCTACCTGATTCCTCGTCTGATGGTATGTCTCTGAGTTTCACTGTTTCAAATTTCACATATATGAGTATATTCATTATACTTTGAATTCTCCCTTAGATTTGATTGGTGATAACTTCTAAAATTGTTTGTAGAAGGAAAGAAAACTGACAAGAAAGAAGCAGGGGATATGCTTTCCAATCTAGATGGTTCACCGTGAGTATATGCGTGATTATTTATATCCCCATTACTAATGCACATTTAGCTAGACAACTATATCTTATGCTTACTATGTGTTCAATGCATTGAAGCTGTTGCTGGGAGAAAAAGTAACTTGCTTTTTTTTCCCCTCAAAAGTTCTGGTGGTATATAAATGACTGAAATTATGTGTGGTCTTGTCTGTCTGCAGTGGGATGCAAATTACTGAAGCATTAAAGCTTCAAATGGAGGTGCAGAAACGCCTACATGAACAATTGGAGGTAAATTTTATTGAACTGATCTAATGGCTTATATTACATTAACATATTTGGTTATttattgtatcatatttaatCACGCGAGATGAAGTGATGAGTTTGATATCTAATTTATGCGGGTCAACACTAATTGTtttttattacataaaaaaatatacactaGGTTTTATTATCCAAGGTGTATATACTGATCAACACATTCGCATGAGTAATGCTGCTACCAGTTGAGATTTTGATTTATCAAATCTACATGCATTTGCAGACAAATTTACCAAACTCTAATTTAAGGGAAGATGATAAATTTACATGAATGCATTTACAGGGCATTAATTGTAACATGttaacataaatttttttttattttaaggcCTTTTTCAAGGAATAGTGTGAGCTAGTTCCTATGTAAGCAAGATAATTATTGAAAAGATTGTTTTAACAAGATATACTGCATGGTTTTGTGATGGCAAGAGAGAATCAGCACACCATTGATCATCATATTTTGATCATGTAAACAATTTATAATTCTTGAAAGTTCTATATACTTAAAGACTTGTGATTGTAGAGGAATCAATGACCTTTCTTGGATGTCTTTGACTTGTGAAATTCCAAAATATTTCTACCTTTGTTATAAAAACAAATacatgcattttttttttcttcagagttttggTTTTTAAATTAAGAATCAATTGAATATGCTGAATGGTGAGATTGTAATCATATTTTGATATGGAACAGGTTCAGAGGCAGCTACAATTGAGGATAGAAGCCCAGGGTAAATActtaaaaaagataattgaagAGCAACAACGGCTCAGTGGGGTTCTTTCAGATGTACCCGGCTCTGGGATTGCTGGGCAAGTTCCAGAAGATACCTGCCCAGATCCTGATAACAAGACTGATCCGGCAACTCCTGATCCGGAGAAAGCAGCCAAAGAACGTGCCCCAGCAAAGAGTCTTTCAAATGAATCTTTTTCGTCTCACCACGAACCATTGACGCCAGATTCTGGTTCCCCTGCTGACAGCCCCAAAGGGGAGAGATCAACCAAGAGGCAAAAAGTAAGTGTGGAGGCAACATTTTCCAAACCGGATATGGTGCTCCCGCATCAGATACTGGAGTCGAGCATGTCGTCGTACCAGCAATCAAGCACCGTTTTCCTTACACAAGATCAATTTGATCCATCATTGGGTATGTCTGCTAGAAATAGTGAGGAATTGGAGAAGGTTGGTAGTGGCAGTAACATTTGATTGGCTGTAATGTGTAGTAGCTAGTGCACTAGGACTGACTCTGTCAACTTTCTAAGCTTAGTTTCTGTGTTATATTATGTACTCCTTAGTGGATGAAGGAACCTGTTCTTAACAGATTCCTAAGGTCTAGTTTTCAGTTCAATACTTACCAAATACTAagcct
This window contains:
- the LOC130977084 gene encoding myb family transcription factor PHL7-like isoform X2 translates to MYHQKSVPSSSLIGSNSLVHGSSTMDPGNGDNLSNNPNLASKQRLRWTHELHERFVDAVAQLGGPDRATPKGVLRVMGVQGLTIYHVKSHLQKYRLAKYLPDSSSDGKKTDKKEAGDMLSNLDGSPGMQITEALKLQMEVQKRLHEQLEVQRQLQLRIEAQGKYLKKIIEEQQRLSGVLSDVPGSGIAGQVPEDTCPDPDNKTDPATPDPEKAAKERAPAKSLSNESFSSHHEPLTPDSGSPADSPKGERSTKRQKVSVEATFSKPDMVLPHQILESSMSSYQQSSTVFLTQDQFDPSLGMSARNSEELEKVGSGSNI
- the LOC130977084 gene encoding myb family transcription factor PHL7-like isoform X1 — its product is MYHQKSVPSSSLIGSNSLVHGSSTMDPGNGDNLSNNPNLASKQRLRWTHELHERFVDAVAQLGGPDRATPKGVLRVMGVQGLTIYHVKSHLQKYRLAKYLPDSSSDEGKKTDKKEAGDMLSNLDGSPGMQITEALKLQMEVQKRLHEQLEVQRQLQLRIEAQGKYLKKIIEEQQRLSGVLSDVPGSGIAGQVPEDTCPDPDNKTDPATPDPEKAAKERAPAKSLSNESFSSHHEPLTPDSGSPADSPKGERSTKRQKVSVEATFSKPDMVLPHQILESSMSSYQQSSTVFLTQDQFDPSLGMSARNSEELEKVGSGSNI